A stretch of the Malus sylvestris chromosome 10, drMalSylv7.2, whole genome shotgun sequence genome encodes the following:
- the LOC126586416 gene encoding 5'-adenylylsulfate reductase 3, chloroplastic-like: protein MALAVTSSSSASISGRTFTPSSEPKAPKLSCIRVFDRSYGQIQSNAVTFSQRRSSVKPVNAHPKRSESIVPSAATVFAPEVVEKVEVEDYAQLAKELENASPLEIMDKALEKFGNDIAIAFSGAEDVALIEYAHLTGRPYRVFSLDTGRLNPETYQFFDTVEKHYGIRIEYMFPDAVEVQALVRTKGLFSFYEDGHQECCRVRKVRPLRRALKGLRAWITGQRKDQSPGTRSEIPVVQVDPVFEGLDGGAGSLVKWNPVANVEGHDIWNFLRAMNVPVNSLHSKGYISIGCEPCTRSVLPGQHEREGRWWWEDAKAKECGLHKGNIKQEGGGENGKAAQSNGAATETDIFTSQNLVTLSRTGIENLAKLEDRKEPWIVVLYAPWCQFCQAMEASYVELADTLAGSGVKVGKFRADGEQKEFAQKELQLGSFPTILFFPKHSSQPIKHPTEKRDVNSLLAFVNALR, encoded by the exons ATGGCTCTCGCtgttacttcttcttcttctgcttcgaTCTCTGGTCGCACCTTCACTCCCTCCTCAGAACCCAAAG CTCCGAAATTGAGTTGCATTCGGGTGTTTGATCGATCGTACGGTCAAATTCAAAGCAATGCCGTGACGTTTTCTCAGCGGCGGAGCTCGGTGAAGCCGGTGAATGCGCATCCGAAGCGGAGCGAGTCGATTGTGCCTTCTGCAGCGACGGTTTTTGCTCCTG AGGTGGTTGAGAAAGTAGAGGTGGAGGACTATGCCCAATTGGCTAAAGAGCTCGAGAATGCTTCCCCTCTTGAGATTATGGACAAGGCGCTTGAGAAATTCGGCAACGATATCGCCATTGCTTTCAG TGGAGCTGAGGATGTTGCTTTGATCGAGTATGCGCATTTAACCGGTAGACCCTACAGGGTTTTCAGCTTGGATACTGGGAGGCTGAACCCTGAAACATATCAATTCTTTGATACAGTCGAGAAGCACTATGGCATCCGCATTGAATACATGTTTCCAGATGCTGTTGAAGTTCAGGCATTAGTAAGGACCAAAGGGCTGTTCTCTTTTTACGAGGATGGGCACCAGGAGTGCTGCCGTGTGAGGAAGGTGAGACCCCTGAGGAGGGCCCTCAAGGGGCTGCGTGCCTGGATCACCGGACAACGGAAAGATCAATCTCCAGGGACTAGGTCTGAAATTCCTGTTGTCCAGGTTGACCCTGTTTTCGAGGGACTGGATGGCGGTGCTGGCAGCCTGGTGAAGTGGAACCCAGTGGCAAATGTTGAGGGTCATGACATATGGAACTTCCTGCGTGCCATGAATGTACCTGTGAATTCACTGCACTCTAAAGGGTACATCTCGATTGGTTGTGAGCCATGCACAAGGTCAGTCCTACCTGGGCAAcatgagagagaaggaagatggTGGTGGGAGGATGCCAAGGCTAAGGAATGCGGTCTTCACAAGGGCAACATTAAACAGGAAGGAGGAGGCGAGAATGGCAAGGCTGCACAGTCAAATGGTGCTGCCACGGAAACTGATATATTCACTTCCCAGAATCTGGTCACCTTAAGCCGAACTGGAATAGAAAATTTGGCAAAACTTGAGGACCGGAAAGAACCATGGATTGTAGTGCTCTATGCACCGTGGTGCCAGTTCTGCCAGGCAATGGAAGCATCATACGTTGAATTGGCTGACACGTTGGCCGGGAGCGGTGTGAAAGTAGGGAAGTTCAGAGCAGATGGCGAGCAAAAGGAGTTTGCCCAGAAAGAGCTGCAGCTTGGAAGCTTCCCCACCATACTTTTCTTCCCCAAACACTCTTCTCAGCCGATCAAGCACCCAACAGAGAAAAGGGATGTTAATTCATTGTTGGCTTTCGTCAATGCCCTCCGGTAA
- the LOC126586413 gene encoding glucan endo-1,3-beta-glucosidase 1-like, which yields MRKQHCSSSSPMAVTKLLSLSTLLFFILFAYRAASSPPTFESTKLQNQDQENKPFVGVNIGTDVSNLLSPSELVSFLQLQQINHIRLYDADPDILKALSKTKIRVVISVPNNQLLAIGSSNTTAVSWVGRNVVAYYPETLITGIAVGDEVLTTVPSSAPLLLPAIQSLYSALVSANLHTHVKISTPHASSIILDPFPPSQAFFNQSLTQIVFPLLQFLSKTGSPLMMNFYPYYVFMQNKGVVPLDNALFKPLKPSKEMVDPNTLLHYTNVLDAMIDAAYFSMKNLNVTDVAVLVSESGWPSKADSKEPYATINNANTYNSNLIKHVLDRSGTPLHPETTSSVYVYELFNEDVRSPPVSEANWGLFYGNSSAVYLLHVSGSGSFLANDTTNQTYCIAMDGVDGKSLQAALDWACGPGLANCSEIQPGEDCYSPNNVKSHASYAFNSYFQKQGRAAGSCDFKGVATITTTDPSHGSCMFPGSKKASNTTRQVVNSTNSSSGVDRLRFVAFGSSRISAISGMLSVFFVGIFSSLVFIPFVTPC from the exons ATGAGGAAGCAGCATTGCTCAAGCTCCTCTCCAATGGCGGTCACTAAGCTCCTCTCCCTCTCAACCCTCCTCTTCTTCATCCTCTTTGCATACAGAG CTGCATCTTCTCCGCCGACATTCGAAAGCACCAAGCTGCAAAACCAGGACCAAGAAAATAAGCCGTTCGTTGGAGTGAACATCGGTACCGACGTTTCGAATCTTCTGTCTCCGTCGGAGCTCGTTTCGTTTCTGCAACTCCAGCAGATCAACCACATCCGCCTCTACGATGCCGACCCGGACATTCTCAAAGCCCTGTCTAAAACCAAGATCCGGGTCGTCATCAGCGTCCCAAACAACCAGCTCCTCGCCATCGGCTCCTCCAACACCACCGCCGTTTCCTGGGTCGGCCGGAACGTCGTCGCTTACTACCCCGAAACCCTCATCACCGGCATTGCGGTCGGTGACGAGGTCTTAACCACCGTGCCCTCTTCAGCTCCTCTACTTCTTCCAGCAATTCAGTCCCTTTACAGCGCTTTAGTGTCTGCAAATTTGCATACCCATGTGAAAATTTCGACCCCTCACGCCTCCTCGATAATTCTCGATCCGTTTCCGCCGTCTCAGGCGTTCTTCAACCAGAGCTTAACCCAAATTGTTTTCCCATTACTTCAGTTCTTGTCGAAAACCGGGTCACCGCTGATGATGAATTTCTACCCTTACTATGTGTTTATGCAGAACAAAGGTGTGGTGCCTCTCGACAATGCGCTGTTCAAGCCCTTAAAGCCGTCGAAAGAGATGGTGGATCCCAATACTTTGCTACATTATACTAATGTGTTGGATGCTATGATTGATGCTGCTTATTTTTCCATGAAAAACCTTAATGTTACTGACGTCGCGGTTCTTGTTTCGGAGAGCGGGTGGCCTTCAAAGGCGGATTCTAAGGAGCCTTATGCTACTATCAACAATGCGAATACATACAATTCCAATCTTATTAAGCATGTTCTTGATCGTAGCGGAACCCCTTTGCACCCCGAGACCACTTCAAGTGTGTACGTTTATGAATTGTTCAATGAGGATGTAAGGTCTCCGCCGGTGTCTGAGGCCAATTGGGGATTGTTTTATGGGAATTCGAGTGCGGTGTATTTGCTTCATGTATCGGGAAGTGGGTCTTTTTTGGCAAATGATACAACAAACCAGACCTACTGCATTGCCATGGATGGGGTTGATGGAAAGAGTTTGCAGGCTGCATTGGATTGGGCATGTGGACCGGGGCTGGCAAATTGCTCAGAGATTCAGCCGGGGGAAGATTGTTACTCTCCGAATAATGTGAAAAGCCATGCTTCGTATGCATTCAATAGCTATTTCCAGAAGCAAGGGAGGGCTGCCGGGTCTTGTGACTTCAAAGGTGTAGCCACCATTACCACCACTGACCCAA GTCACGGGAGCTGTATGTTTCCCGGAAG tAAGAAGGCGAGCAACACGACGAGGCAAGTGGTGAACTCGACGAATTCGAGTAGCGGAGTCGACAGATTAAGATTCGTTGCCTTCGGCAGCAGCAGAATAAGCGCCATCAGCGGGATGTTATCTGTATTTTTTGTTGGAATCTTCTCTAGTTTGGTATTCATTCCTTTTgtgactccatgctga
- the LOC126586414 gene encoding uncharacterized protein LOC126586414, translating into MFSKIPRSASFQIWELGFKASNNYNALQNSMIFAASVSLTFPSNHPLLPHRGTVNPRVTCNSTALTLKMSWACKECTFLNPPPTPSQKPTCKICLSPSSPPPQSPPSSSTAKWSCKACTFLNSYKNSNCEVCDTRAPISSLSSFEDLDDDSGIGGGGDLDSSVGTVFLPLQRCKRKRVEDDPIEVKQGSSSSNAVREVKASHNWMTVSVSKASGKGITVSGSSNSNVTPGLKASDKRVTVKEGTSSGSSAAGLNTLKIMSYNVWFREDLEMHNRMKALGDLIQQHCPDVICLQEVTPNIYDIFRKSSWWRMYQCSVSSETADSSPYFCMQLSKLRVKSFSCKPFGNSVMGRELCVAEVEVEKDKHLVVATSHLESPCPGPPTWDQMFSKERVEQAKEAVNFLKKNQNVIFCGDMNWDDKLDGKFPLTDRWVDAWEELKPGEDGWTYDTKSNKMLTGNRKLQKRLDRFLCSLHDFRVSKIEMIGMDAIPGVSYIKEKKVKTEIRKLELPVLPSDHYGLLLTICSQ; encoded by the exons ATGTTTTCCAAAATTCCAAGGAGCGCCAGTTTTCAAATTTGGGAATTAGGGTTCAAGGCCTCCAACAATTACAATGCTCTCCAAAACTCCATGATTTTTGCAGCTTCTGTGTCACTGACTTTCCCAAGTAATCATCCTCTTCTTCCCCACCGCGGCACAGTAAACCCTAGAGTAACCTGCAACTCTACTGCTCTGACCCTAAAAATGTCTTGGGCATGCAAAGAATGCACCTTTCTCAACCCCCCACCGACCCCATCTCAAAAACCCACCTGCAAAATCTGCCTCTCTCCATCATCGCCGCCACCCCAATCGCCGCCGTCTTCTTCCACTGCAAAATGGTCGTGCAAGGCCTGCACTTTCCTCAACTCCTACAAGAACTCTAACTGCGAAGTGTGCGACACTCGGGCTCCGATCTCCTCCCTCTCGAGTTTCGAGGATTTGGATGATGATTCGGGGATCGGCGGCGGCGGGGACCTTGATTCTTCGGTGGGCACTGTTTTTTTGCCTTTGCAGCGGTGCAAGAGGAAGAGGGTTGAAGACGACCCAATTGAGGTTAAACAGGGTTCTTCCAGTTCCAATGCGGTTCGAGAGGTCAAGGCTTCTCATAATTGGATGACTGTATCGGTTTCCAAGGCGTCCGGTAAAGGAATTACTGTATCGGGTTCTTCCAATTCCAATGTGACTCCAGGGCTCAAGGCTTCCGATAAGCGGGTAACTGTAAAAG AGGGCACTAGTTCTGGGTCTTCTGCTGCGGGTTTGAATAcgttgaagattatgagttacAATGTTTGGTTCCGAGAAGACCTAGAAATGCACAACAGGATGAAAGCTCTTGGTGACCTTATCCAACAGCATTGTCCAGATGTCATTTGCCTTCAG GAGGTTACCCCGAACATATATGACATCTTTCGAAAATCTAGCTGGTGGAGAATGTATCAATGCTCAGTTTCAAGTGAGACGGCAGATTCAAGTCCATACTTTTGCATGCAG TTAAGCAAATTGCGAGTGAAGTCCTTCAGCTGTAAACCCTTTGGGAACAGCGTGATGGGGAGAGAACTTTGTGTTGCTGAAGTTGAAGTCGAGAAGGACAAACATTTGGTTGTTGCCACTAGCCATCTCGAAAGCCCTTGCCCCGGCCCTCCAACATGGGATCAGATGTTCAGTAAAGAACGTGTGGAACAGGCAAAGGAGGCTGTCAACTTTCTAAAGAAGAACCAAAATGTGATTTTCTGCGGTGACATGAACTGGGATGACAAGTTGGATGGTAAATTTCCTTTAACTGACAGATGGGTTGATGCTTGGGAAGAGTTAAAACCTGGGGAAGATGGATGGACATATGATACCAAGTCCAACAAGATGTTGACTGGCAATCGGAAACTGCAGAAGCGACTAGATCGATTTTTGTGTAGTCTACATGATTTCAGGGTGAGTAAAATTGAAATGATTGGGATGGATGCAATACCGGGTGTATCTTATATCAAGGAAAAGAAAGTGAAGACGGAGATTAGGAAGCTGGAGCTCCCTGTTTTGCCTAGTGACCATTATGGCTTGCTTTTGACAATCTGTAGCCAATGA
- the LOC126586411 gene encoding uncharacterized protein LOC126586411: protein MDNLLDVKSNETNRGYWDINWSLPGGQNRYEPLKGAEYSVVHHSNDSLEVSFKNTFIPSSANGVKLPLSVDIRYIVKTGVSGFYNYAIYERPSGCPAFDLAQTRMAFKLRREKFHYMAITDEKQRIMPMPEDVLPPRGKQLIVPESVLLVDPINPDLKGEVDDKYQYSMDNKDSGVHGWISSGPTVGFWLIFPSQEFRNGGPTKQNLTVHTGPFCLAMLHGTHYIGEDILAHFEEGETWTKVFGPFFVYLNSTPDVSKAHDLWIDAKKQRLIEETLWPYAFVQSPYYVAAKERGSVSGRLFVQDRYVSDSLIPAKYAYVGLSVATTPGSWQTESKDYQFWIQTDIIGNFTIKNVIPGVYGLHGWIPGFVGDYLDNERITISPGTQTQLGNLTYVPLRDGPTLWEIGYPDRTAIDYYVPDVNPIYVNKLFLNSPEKYRQYGLWDRYTDVHPEFDQTFTIGSSNPKTDWFFAHVDRRGADNKYLPTTWTIKFNLKSVTTGTHKFRLAIASATRSDLKVHVNAMDIEHLVIQVLNLGTDNAVCRHGVHGLYRLFSGDIPSTLLVKGDNSIFLSQARGGDALCGLFYDYLRLEAPETAES from the exons ATGGACAATCTTTTAGATGTCAAGTCAAATGAAACCAACAGAGG ATATTGGGATATCAACTGGAGTTTGCCAGGAGGCCAAAACAGATATGAACC ACTCAAAGGAGCTGAATATAGTGTTGTTCATCATAGCAATGACAGCTTAGAAGTTTCATTCAAGAACACCTTCATTCCATCATCCGCTAACGGAGTCAAATTGCCGCTAAGTGTGGATATAAG GTACATTGTAAAGACTGGTGTTTCAGGCTTCTACAATTACGCAATATATGAGCGGCCTTCTGGATGTCCTGCCTTCGATCTTGCTCAGACAAGGATGGCGTTTAAACTGCGAAGAGAGAA GTTCCACTACATGGCAATAACAGATGAGAAACAAAGGATAATGCCAATGCCTGAGGATGTGCTTCCACCAAGAGGCAAACAACTAATCGTGCCTGAATCAGTTTTGCTTGTAGATCCCATCAATCCTGATCTCAAAGGCGAG GTTGATGATAAGTATCAGTACTCGATGGACAACAAAGACAGTGGAGTTCATGGATGGATAAGTTCCGGCCCCACTGTAGGGTTTTGGCTCATCTTTCCCAGCCAGGAGTTCCGAAATGGCGGTCCTACGAAACAAAATCTCACCGTCCACACTGGTCCATTCTGCCTTGCT ATGCTTCATGGAACTCATTATATCGGCGAAGATATATTAGCTCATTTCGAAGAAGGGGAGACTTGGACAAAAGTGTTTGGCCCCTTTTTCGTATACCTTAACTCAACCCCAGATGTATCAAAGGCACACGATTTATGGATTGATGCGAAAAAACAG AGGCTGATTGAAGAGACATTGTGGCCTTATGCTTTTGTTCAATCGCCCTACTATGTTGCCGCTAAAGAGCGTGGTTCAGTTTCAGGAAGATTGTTTGTCCAGGATAG GTATGTTTCGGATTCTCTCATTCCTGCTAAATACGCGTATGTTGGTCTATCAGTTGCAACTACTCCAGGATCCTGGCAAACAGAAAGCAAG GACTATCAGTTTTGGATACAAACAGATATCATCGGGAATTTCACCATCAAGAATGTTATCCCTGGAGTATACGGACTCCATGGCTGGATTCCGGGTTTTGTAGGTGATTACCTTGACAACGAACGTATCACAATCTCTCCAG GAACACAAACACAACTCGGAAACCTGACCTATGTTCCCCTCAGAGACGGTCCAACTTTATGGGAGATTGGCTACCCTGATAGGACGGCCATAGATTACTATGTTCCTGATGTGAACCCAATATACGTGAACAAGCTGTTTCTGAACAGCCCCGAGAA GTATAGACAGTATGGCTTGTGGGACAGATACACTGATGTGCACCCTGAATTTGATCAGACCTTCACTATAGGCAGCAGTAATCCGAAAACCGACTGGTTTTTTGCTCATGTGGACAG GAGGGGAGCAGATAATAAATACCTTCCAACAACATGGACAATAAAGTTCAATCTCAAATCTGTAACGACCGGCACACACAAGTTCAGACTGGCCATCGCTTCAGCAACCCGCTCGGACCTGAAG GTTCATGTTAATGCTATGGACATAGAACACCTGGTGATTCAAGTTTTGAACTTGGGGACGGATAACGCAGTTTGTCGACATGGAGTTCATGGACTCTATCGGCTTTTCAGCGGCGATATCCCATCAACGCTCCTGGTAAAGGGAGATAACTCCATATTTCTTTCACAGGCTAGGGGTGGTGATGCACTTTGTGGACTTTTCTATGATTATCTAAGACTGGAGGCTCCGGAAACAGCAGAGAGTTGA